A stretch of Oncorhynchus mykiss isolate Arlee chromosome 26, USDA_OmykA_1.1, whole genome shotgun sequence DNA encodes these proteins:
- the LOC110506678 gene encoding coatomer subunit beta: MTAAENVCYTLINVPNDTEPPSEVSLKADLEKGEIKAKTEALKKVIIMILNGEKLPGLLMTIIRFVLPLQDHTIKKLLLVFWEIVPKTTPDGKLLQEMILVCDAYRKDLQHPNEFIRGSTLRFLCKLKESELLEPLMPAIRACLEHRHSYVRRNAVLAIYTIYRNFENLIPDAPELIHDFLVNEKDASCKRNAFMMLIHADQDRALDYLSTCIDQVHTFGDILQLVIVELIYKVCHANPSERARFIRCIYNLLQSSSPAVKYEAAGTLVTLSSAPTAIKAAAQCYIDLIIKESDNNVKLIVLDRLIELKEHPTHERVLQDLVMDILRVLSTPDLEVRKKTLQLALDLVSSRNVEELVIVLKKEVIKTNNVTEHEDTDKFRQLLVRTLHSCSVRFPDMAANVIPVLMEFLSDTNEAAAADVLEFVREAIQRFDNLRPLIIEKMLEVFHAIKTVKIYRGALWILGEYCSTKEDIQSVMTEVRRSLGEIPIVENEIKKEAGEGKPEEEVNAAPAAKLVTEMGTYVTQSALSSSRPSKKEEDRPPLRGFLMDGDFYVAASLATTLTKVALRYVAIVQDKKRQNSFVAESMLIMATILHLGKSSLPKKPITDDDVDRISLCLKVLSECSPLMNDIFNKECRKSLSHMLTVRLEEEKLSQKKESEKRNVLVQADDPISFMQLTAKNETSSKEDQFQLSLLAAMGTTLKKEANDPMASKLNKVTQLTGFSDPVYAEAYVHVNQYDIVLDVLVVNQTNDTLQNCTLELATLGDLKLVEKPSPLTLAPHDFANIKANVKVASTENGIIFGNIVYDVSGAASDRNCVVLSDIHIDIMDYIQPASCTDAEFRQMWAEFEWENKVTVNTNIVDLNEYLHHILSSTNMKCLTPEKALSGFCGFMAANLYARSIFGEDALANVSIEKPIHLGPDAPVNGHIRIRAKSQGMALSLGDKINLSQKKTSA, translated from the exons ATGACAGCCGCAGAGAATGTTTGTTACACTTTGATCAATGTTCCAAATGACACCGAACCTCCATCGGAAGTCAGTCTCAAAGCAGATTTAG AAAAAGGAGAGATCAAGGCAAAGACAGAGGCCCTGAAGAAGGTAATCATCATGATACTGAATGGAGAGAAGCTGCCAGGCCTACTGATGACCATCATCCGATTTGTCCTCCCACTTCAAGACCACACCATTAAAAAGCTTCTGCTAGTCTTCTGGGAGATTGTCCCCAAGACGACTCCAGATGGCAAGCTGCTTCAGGAGATGATCCTGGTCTGTGACGCCTACAGAAAG GACTTGCAGCACCCCAATGAGTTCATCCGTGGATCCACCCTGCGCTTCCTGTGCAAGTTAAAGGAGTCTGAGCTGCTGGAGCCCCTCATGCCCGCCATCCGTGCCTGCCTGGAGCACCGCCACAGCTACGTTCGCCGCAATGCTGTACTGGCCATCTACACAATCTACAG GAACTTTGAAAATCTCATCCCAGATGCCCCTGAGTTGATCCATGATTTCCTTGTGAATGAAAAAGATGCCAGCTGCAAGAGAAATGCTTTCATGATGCTCATTCACGCAGACCAG GACAGAGCTCTGGATTACCTCAGCACCTGCATTGATCAAGTGCATACATTTGGAGATATTCTCCAGTTGGTCATTGTGGAACTCATTTACAAG GTGTGCCACGCTAACCCATCTGAGCGTGCCCGCTTCATCCGCTGCATCTACAACCTGTTGCAGTCCTCCAGCCCAGCCGTCAAGTACGAGGCAGCTGGCACTCTTGTCACGCTGTCCAGCGCACCCACTGCCATCAAG GCTGCTGCCCAGTGCTACATCGACCTGATCATCAAGGAGAGTGACAACAACGTGAAGCTGATCGTCCTGGATCGTCTGATAGAGCTGAAGGAGCATCCCACTCATGAACGTGTTCTCCAG GACCTGGTGATGGACATTCTTCGTGTTTTGAGCACGCCTGACCTCGAGGTCCGGAAGAAGACTCTGCAGCTGGCCTTGGACCTAGTTTCATCCCGAAACGTAGAGGAG TTGGTGATAGTTCTGAAGAAGGAGGTGATTAAGACCAACAATGTGACGGAGCATGAGGACACTGATAAATTCAGGCAGCTGCTGGTGCGCACCCTCCACTCATGCAGTGTACGCTTCCCTGACATGGCGGCCAATGTCATTCCTGTG CTGATGGAGTTCCTGAGTGACACTAATGAGGCAGCGGCGGCTGATGTGCTGGAGTTTGTGAGGGAGGCCATTCAGAGGTTCGACAACCTGAGGCCCCTCATCATCGAGAAGATGCTGGAAGTCTTCCACGCCATCAAGACTGTCAA GATCTACAGAGGAGCGCTTTGGATCCTGGGAGAATACTGCAGCACTAAAGAGGACATTCAGAGTGTGATGACAGAAGTGCGCAGGTCGCTTGgcgag ATCCCCATAGTAGAGAACGAGATCAAGAAAGAGGCTGGAGAGGGGAAGCCGGAAGAAGAGGTGAACGCAGCGCCAGCAGCCAAACTGGTGACAGAGATGGGCACCTACGTCACACAGAGCGCCCTCAGCTCCTCCCGACCCTCAAAGAAGGAAGAGGACAG GCCTCCTCTCAGGGGCTTCTTGATGGACGGAGACTTCTATGTGGCAGCCTCCCTGGCCACAACCCTGACTAAAGTGGCCCTACGATATGTCGCCATCGTTCAAGATAAAAAGAGACAGAAT TCCTTTGTGGCTGAGTCTATGCTGATCATGGCCACTATCCTCCACTTGGGCAAGTCCTCTCTGCCCAAGAAGCCCATCACAGACGACGATGTGGACCGCATCTCTCTGTGCCTCAAGGTACTGTCCGAGTGCTCGCCCCTCATGAACGACATCTTTAATAAGGAGTGCCGCAAGTCCCTGTCTCACATGCTCACTGTCaggctggaggaggagaagcTATCTCAGAAG AAAGAGTCAGAGAAACGCAACGTGCTGGTGCAGGCAGATGACCCCATTTCCTTTATGCAACTGACGGCCAAGAACGAGACATCCTCCAAGGAGGACCAGTTCCAGCTCAGTTTACTGGCTGCCATGGGAACCACTCTTAAGAAGGAGGCTAATGACCCCATGGCCTCCAAACTCAACAAG GTTACCCAGCTGACTGGTTTCTCAGACCCAGTCTATGCTGAGGCCTATGTCCATGTCAACCAGTATGACATTGTGCTGGATGTGCTGGTCGTCAACCAAACCAACGACACCCTTCAGAATTGCACCCTGGAGCTGGCGACATTGG GTGACCTCAAGCTGGTTGAGAAGCCTTCTCCTCTCACTCTGGCACCCCATGACTTTGCCAACATCAAGGCTAACGTCAAAGTGGCGTCCACAGAGAATGGCATCATATTTGGCAACATAG tgtatgACGTATCAGGAGCTGCCAGCGACAGGAACTGCGTGGTCCTCAGTGACATCCACATTGACATCATGGACTACATCCAGCCAGCCTCGTGCACAGATGCAGAATTCAGACAGATGTGGGCTGAGTTTGAGTGGGAGAATAAG GTGACGGTGAACACCAACATTGTAGACCTGAACGAGTACCTCCACCACATCCTCAGCTCCACCAACATGAAGTGCCTGACCCCAGAGAAG GCACTTTCTGGATTCTGTGGCTTCATGGCTGCCAACCTGTATGCCCGCTCCATCTTCGGTGAAGACGCCCTGGCCAACGTCAGCATTGAGAAGCCCATCCACCTGGGTCCTGATGCCCCTGTCAACGGACACATCCGCATCCGGGCCAAGAGCCAG gGCATGGCGTTGAGTCTGGGTGACAAGATCAATCTTTCCCAGAAAAAAACATCTGCATAA
- the LOC110506680 gene encoding proteasome subunit alpha type-1 produces MFRNQYDNDVTVWSPQGRIHQIEYAMEAVKQGSATVGLKSHSHAVLVALKRAQSELAAHQKKILHVDSHIGISIAGLTADARLLCNFMRQECLDSRFVFDRPLPVSRLVTLIGSKTQIPTQRYGRRPYGVGLLIAGYDDMGPHIFQTCPSANYFDCKAMSIGARSQSARTYLERHMDTFLDCELNDLVQHGLRGLRETLPAEQDLTTKNVSIGIVGKDMEFTIYDDGDVASFLEGLEERPQRRVAQPDDEVAAEKPEEPMEL; encoded by the exons ATG TTCCGCAACCAGTATGACAATGATGTCACAGTTTGGAGTCCACAG GGGCGTATTCATCAGATTGAATATGCTATGGAAGCAGTGAAACAAGGATCTGCCACAGTGGGTCTGAAATCTCACAGTCATGCTGTGCTTGTGGCTCTGAAG AGAGCTCAGTCCGAGTTGGCTGCCCATCAGAAGAAAATTCTACATGTCGACAGCCATATTGGCATCTCCATTGCTGGCCTCACTGCTGATGCAAGGCTACTCTG CAACTTTATGCGTCAGGAGTGCCTGGACTCCAGGTTTGTGTTTGATCGGCCTCTCCCTGTGTCCCGCTTGGTCACACTAATTGGAAGCA AAACCCAGATCCCTACACAGAGATATGGAAGAAGGCCTTATGGTGTGGGGTTACTCATCGCAGGATATGAT GATATGGGGCCACACATTTTCCAGACCTGCCCCTCTGCCAACTACTTTGATTGCAAGGCCATGTCCATAGGGGCCCGTTCCCAGTCTGCACGTACCTACCTGGAAAGACATATGGACACTTTTCTCGACT GTGAACTGAATGACCTGGTTCAACATGGCCTCCGGGGACTGAGAGAAACTCTACCTGCAGAACAAGATCTTACCACAAAG AATGTGTCCATCGGGATTGTTGGCAAGGACATGGAGTTCACCATCTACGATGATGGCGATGTGGCATCATTCCTTGAAGGCCTTGAGGAGAGGCCACAGAGAAGG GTTGCCCAGCCAGACGACGAGGTGGCAGCAGAGAAGCCAGAAGAGCCCATGGAGCTCTGA